The following coding sequences lie in one Streptomyces dengpaensis genomic window:
- a CDS encoding ATP-binding protein encodes MTAPAPLYPDLPKNALVVLIGASGSGKSTLAATWPPHQVVSLDSLRGVMSDDCGDQSATADAVDAMLLIVNRRMARGLNTVVDATSVLAKDRALLVDAAKQHNMPVIAVLVSTPLPVCIERQQPRPANRAVPDSVVTDQHRAMVAAHPNLRSEGFNEVFFSDTLYRLEPLLEQISNIRIRELGQGGDDGLGDLIVPRRFFGPELMPLWRWKDGSRLAGDDRVAEIRIGQQYLNLALRTDIDGEGSIGFEVLLPCPFDDECEGEAWAPAYTVTDLWGALTGDRDQDPDIVCTVHGGFDDVDQEADDHADNSGQEDDPEGHADLEAQAMEAVHG; translated from the coding sequence ATGACCGCGCCCGCACCTCTCTACCCGGACCTGCCGAAGAACGCGCTCGTGGTGCTGATCGGCGCATCTGGCTCCGGGAAGTCCACGCTCGCCGCGACCTGGCCGCCCCACCAGGTCGTCAGCCTCGACAGTCTCAGGGGCGTCATGTCCGACGACTGTGGTGATCAGAGCGCCACGGCCGACGCCGTCGACGCGATGCTCCTGATCGTCAACCGCAGGATGGCCCGAGGCCTGAACACGGTCGTGGACGCCACTTCCGTCCTCGCCAAGGACAGGGCCCTGCTGGTCGACGCGGCGAAGCAGCACAACATGCCGGTCATCGCGGTTCTCGTCTCCACCCCGCTGCCCGTGTGCATCGAGCGGCAGCAGCCCCGGCCCGCCAACCGGGCCGTGCCCGACAGTGTGGTCACCGACCAGCACCGGGCCATGGTCGCCGCCCACCCGAACCTGCGCTCGGAGGGCTTCAACGAAGTCTTCTTCTCCGACACCTTGTACCGGCTGGAGCCGCTCCTGGAGCAGATCAGCAACATCCGGATCCGGGAGCTCGGACAAGGCGGCGACGACGGCCTGGGCGACCTGATCGTGCCGCGCCGGTTCTTCGGTCCCGAACTCATGCCGTTGTGGCGATGGAAGGACGGCTCCCGCCTCGCCGGAGACGACCGCGTCGCGGAGATCCGCATCGGCCAGCAGTACCTCAACCTCGCCCTGCGCACGGACATCGACGGCGAGGGCAGCATCGGCTTCGAGGTCCTGCTGCCCTGCCCCTTCGACGACGAATGCGAGGGCGAGGCGTGGGCGCCGGCCTACACGGTCACCGACCTGTGGGGCGCGCTCACCGGCGATCGCGACCAGGACCCCGACATCGTCTGCACCGTCCACGGCGGCTTCGACGACGTCGACCAGGAGGCCGACGACCATGCCGACAACAGCGGCCAGGAGGACGACCCCGAGGGGCACGCCGACCTCGAGGCACAGGCGATGGAGGCGGTCCACGGATGA
- a CDS encoding Pycsar system effector family protein, with translation MTTFTAPASTIDKNLDTAFASVASEIGRTDGKASLLLAFNGAVLAGLASVADKDLPPVTKVFGALAVLALGTAAVLLLLVVRPRLRGDDRASFPHWARLDEDEIRSCMDGDTRAARIRVLSTLAVRKFTHLRRAVDLSLVALTLLLAAAGGSLI, from the coding sequence ATGACGACGTTCACGGCCCCCGCCTCCACCATCGACAAGAACCTGGACACCGCCTTCGCTTCTGTCGCTAGTGAGATCGGACGCACGGACGGCAAGGCGTCCTTACTGCTCGCCTTCAACGGCGCCGTCCTCGCCGGTCTCGCATCCGTCGCCGACAAGGACCTGCCGCCGGTGACGAAGGTCTTCGGCGCGCTCGCCGTCCTCGCCCTGGGCACGGCCGCCGTGCTGCTGCTCCTGGTCGTCAGGCCTCGCCTGCGCGGCGACGATCGGGCGTCCTTCCCGCACTGGGCGCGCCTGGACGAAGACGAGATCCGCAGCTGTATGGACGGCGATACCCGCGCCGCCCGCATCCGAGTTCTGTCCACCCTCGCCGTACGGAAGTTCACCCACCTGCGGCGCGCGGTCGACCTGTCGCTTGTCGCCCTCACTCTGCTGCTGGCCGCCGCCGGCGGCTCGCTGATCTGA